In a single window of the Atlantibacter hermannii genome:
- the mrp gene encoding protein mrp-like protein: protein MSPQSQAKSPEALRAIVAGTLANFQHPTLKHNLTALKALHHVAWLDDVLHIELQMPFAWQSAFEELKETLSADLLRLTGAKAIDWKLTHQIATLKRVKNQAGINGVKNIIAVSSGKGGVGKSSTSVNLALALAAEGAKVGILDADIYGPSIPTMLGTEHERPTSPDGTHMAPIVAHGLASNSIGYLVTDDNAMVWRGPMASKALMQLLSETLWPDLDYLVLDMPPGTGDIQLTLAQNVPVTGAVVVTTPQDIALIDAKKGIVMFEKVEVPVLGIVENMSMHVCSQCGHHEPIFGTGGAEKLAVQYKTSLLGQMPLHITLREDLDRGQPTVVSRPDSEFTQIYRQLAGRVAAQLYWQGEVIPGEIAFRAV from the coding sequence ATGAGTCCTCAATCCCAGGCCAAATCTCCGGAAGCCTTGCGAGCCATCGTTGCCGGTACACTGGCGAATTTCCAACACCCCACCCTGAAGCACAATCTGACGGCGCTTAAGGCGCTGCATCATGTCGCGTGGCTGGACGACGTGCTTCATATCGAATTGCAAATGCCGTTTGCCTGGCAGAGCGCCTTTGAGGAATTGAAAGAGACACTCAGTGCGGATCTGCTACGTCTGACCGGCGCGAAAGCCATCGACTGGAAGCTGACGCACCAGATCGCGACATTAAAGCGCGTGAAGAACCAGGCAGGCATTAACGGTGTGAAAAACATCATCGCCGTCAGTTCCGGCAAAGGCGGCGTGGGCAAATCCTCCACGTCAGTCAACCTGGCGCTGGCGCTGGCGGCAGAAGGCGCGAAAGTGGGTATTCTGGATGCGGATATCTACGGCCCGTCGATCCCGACCATGCTGGGCACCGAGCACGAACGTCCCACCTCACCGGATGGCACCCATATGGCGCCGATTGTCGCTCACGGGCTGGCCAGCAACTCCATCGGCTATCTGGTGACCGATGATAACGCGATGGTGTGGCGCGGGCCGATGGCCAGCAAGGCGTTGATGCAACTGCTGTCCGAAACCCTGTGGCCGGATCTGGATTATCTGGTGCTGGATATGCCGCCGGGCACGGGCGACATTCAGCTGACTCTGGCGCAGAACGTACCGGTAACCGGCGCGGTGGTGGTCACCACGCCGCAGGACATCGCGCTGATCGACGCCAAAAAAGGCATCGTGATGTTCGAGAAAGTGGAAGTGCCGGTGCTGGGTATCGTGGAAAACATGAGTATGCATGTGTGCAGCCAGTGCGGTCATCACGAGCCGATTTTCGGTACCGGCGGCGCGGAGAAGCTGGCGGTGCAGTACAAAACGTCGCTGCTTGGTCAGATGCCGTTGCACATTACGTTGCGTGAAGATCTCGATCGCGGCCAGCCGACAGTGGTAAGCCGTCCGGACAGCGAGTTCACCCAGATTTATCGCCAGCTGGCGGGGCGCGTTGCGGCCCAGCTTTACTGGCAGGGTGAAGTGATTCCGGGCGAAATCGCTTTCCGCGCGGTATAA
- a CDS encoding putative acetyltransferase, with product MKMNIKVTISERNKKTALTVRGWQASDRPFLRTLYLQARREAWPWLDGSQWQLEDFDAATLGETIWVAEQDGHRIGFASVLENDNFLHNLFVDPQYQGTGAGTALLETVQSRFTSTGALKCLVRNKPAVEFYRRHGWEIEATGESPEGEYYLMHWKKETR from the coding sequence ATGAAGATGAACATAAAAGTGACAATTTCAGAGCGTAATAAAAAAACAGCCCTGACGGTCCGTGGCTGGCAGGCGTCGGACCGCCCTTTTTTACGAACCCTTTATCTCCAGGCACGGCGTGAAGCCTGGCCCTGGCTGGACGGCAGCCAGTGGCAACTTGAGGATTTCGATGCTGCCACCCTCGGCGAAACCATTTGGGTCGCGGAACAGGACGGACACCGGATCGGTTTTGCCTCAGTCCTGGAAAACGACAACTTTTTGCATAATCTGTTTGTCGATCCGCAGTATCAGGGAACAGGCGCTGGCACTGCGTTACTGGAAACCGTGCAAAGCCGCTTTACCAGTACCGGTGCGTTGAAATGCCTGGTCAGGAATAAACCGGCTGTGGAATTTTATCGTCGTCACGGATGGGAAATTGAAGCGACCGGGGAGAGTCCCGAGGGAGAATATTATTTGATGCACTGGAAAAAAGAGACGCGTTAG
- the yehU gene encoding sensor histidine kinase: protein MYEFNLVLLLLQQMCVFLVIAWLMSKTRLFIPLMQVTVRLPHKLLCYVTFSIFCILGTYFGLHIEDSIANTRAIGAVMGGLLGGPVVGGLVGLTGGLHRYSMGGMTALSCMISTIVEGLLGGLVHSILIRRGRSDKLFSPLTAGAVTFVAELVQMMIILLIARPYHDALKLVESIAAPMIVTNTVGAALFMRILLDKRAMFEKYTSAFSATALKVAASTEGILRLGFNEENSAKVAHVIWKELDIGAVAITDREKLLAFTGIGDDHHLPGRPISSSYTWRAIESGEVVYADGNEVPYRCSLHPHCKLGSTLVIPLYGENQRVIGTIKLYEAKNRLFSSINRTLGEGIAQLLSAQILAGQYERQKALLTQSEIKLLHAQVNPHFLFNALNTLMAVIRRDSEQAGQLVQYLSTFFRKNLKRPSEIVTLADEIEHVNAYLQIEKARFQAHLQVTLTLPPELAHVRLPAFTLQPIVENAIKHGTSQMMETGKIQLTARQQEDRLVLEIEDNAGLYQSKPQSNGLGMSLVEKRLRARFGDQCAMTVSCEPDLYTRITLQLPMVESPC, encoded by the coding sequence ATGTACGAGTTTAACCTGGTGTTGCTGTTGCTCCAGCAAATGTGCGTGTTTTTGGTTATTGCGTGGTTGATGAGCAAAACGCGACTGTTTATTCCTCTGATGCAAGTCACCGTGCGCCTGCCGCATAAGCTGCTGTGCTACGTCACGTTCTCGATTTTCTGCATTCTCGGCACTTATTTCGGCTTACACATTGAAGACTCCATCGCCAATACCCGTGCCATTGGCGCGGTGATGGGCGGTTTGCTGGGCGGGCCAGTGGTAGGTGGCCTGGTTGGCCTGACCGGCGGGTTGCATCGCTACTCTATGGGTGGGATGACCGCGTTAAGCTGCATGATCTCAACCATCGTTGAAGGGCTGCTGGGAGGATTAGTACACAGCATTCTGATCCGCCGTGGCCGCAGCGACAAGCTGTTCAGCCCGCTCACCGCAGGGGCGGTGACGTTTGTCGCCGAGCTGGTGCAGATGATGATTATCCTGCTGATTGCCCGGCCGTATCACGATGCGCTCAAGCTGGTGGAAAGCATCGCTGCGCCGATGATCGTCACCAATACCGTCGGGGCGGCGCTGTTTATGCGTATCCTGCTGGACAAGCGGGCCATGTTTGAAAAATACACGTCGGCTTTTTCCGCCACCGCGTTGAAAGTGGCGGCGTCCACCGAAGGGATTTTGCGCCTCGGCTTTAATGAAGAAAACAGCGCTAAGGTGGCCCACGTTATCTGGAAAGAGCTGGATATCGGGGCGGTGGCGATCACCGATCGGGAAAAACTGCTGGCGTTTACCGGCATCGGCGACGATCACCATTTGCCGGGGCGGCCTATTTCCTCCTCTTATACCTGGCGGGCGATAGAGTCCGGCGAAGTGGTGTATGCCGACGGCAATGAGGTGCCTTACCGCTGCTCGCTGCATCCTCATTGTAAGCTGGGCTCTACGCTGGTGATCCCCCTGTATGGCGAGAACCAGCGGGTCATTGGCACCATCAAACTCTATGAAGCCAAAAACCGCTTGTTCAGCTCCATTAACCGCACGCTGGGGGAGGGCATCGCCCAGCTTCTGTCAGCACAAATTCTGGCAGGCCAGTACGAGCGTCAGAAAGCGTTATTAACCCAGTCAGAAATCAAGCTGCTTCACGCCCAGGTGAACCCGCATTTTCTGTTTAACGCGCTGAATACCCTGATGGCGGTGATCCGTCGCGACAGCGAGCAGGCCGGGCAACTGGTGCAATACCTGTCGACTTTCTTTCGCAAAAACCTTAAGCGCCCGTCAGAAATCGTCACCCTTGCCGATGAGATAGAGCACGTGAATGCCTACCTGCAAATCGAGAAAGCGCGGTTTCAGGCCCATTTGCAGGTCACGTTGACGTTGCCGCCTGAACTGGCCCATGTGCGTTTACCGGCATTCACTCTGCAACCCATCGTCGAGAACGCCATTAAACATGGCACCTCCCAGATGATGGAAACCGGCAAAATCCAGCTCACCGCGCGTCAGCAGGAAGACCGGCTGGTGCTGGAAATTGAAGATAACGCCGGACTCTATCAATCAAAACCGCAGTCGAACGGTTTGGGGATGAGCCTGGTGGAGAAAAGGCTGCGCGCCCGGTTTGGCGACCAGTGTGCTATGACCGTCAGCTGCGAACCCGATTTGTATACCCGTATAACCCTACAATTACCGATGGTGGAATCTCCATGTTAA